CTACCCGACGGAAGGTGCCGTCATTCAGAAAGCGCAGCAGCTTGGTTTGCATGCGTGGCGTCATTTCGCCAATCTCATCCAGTAGCACCGAGCCACCGTTGGCCTGTTCGAAAAAGCCTTTTTTGCCGGTAAGCGCGTTAGGATAGGCACCGGCAGCATGACCGAACAGCTCACTCTCCGCCACGTCGTCGGGCAGCGAGGCGCAGTTCAACGCCAGAAACGGCTTTTTACCGCGCGCGCTGCGCAGATGGCAGGCGCGCGCCAGCATATCTTTACCGGTGCCGGTATCGCCGATAATTAACAGTGGCGCATCCAGCATCGCCAGCTTGCGCGCTTGATCCAGCACCTGGCGCATTTTCGGGCTAACCGCCACAATGTGCTCGAAATCGGAATCGTCGTTAACGCTGAGGTTTTGCAGCTGACGCCCCATGCGCGCCGTGGATTTAAGCATCACCATAGCGCCCACCAGCGCGGTGGTGTTGCCTTCCTGCTCATCGGCCAGGTAAAGCGGACGCAGCTCCAGCAGAAAATCGCGGCCATGGATCACCACGTGCTGGGTTTGTGCGTCGGGACGCTCGCCCTCGAGCCAGCGACTGAAGTTAAAACCGGGAATCAGCGTGCTGGCATTTTGATTGCGCAGCTTCTGCTCTTCCAGCGCAAACACCAGCTGCGCCGCCGGGTTGGCCAGTTCAATTTTGCCCTTCATGTCGATGGACAACACCGGTTCCGGCATCGCCACCAGCAGCGCGCTGAGCGCCCGGTGCTCGCGTTCTGAAGGCATCCACGACACGGTGCGCACATCGGTTACGCCAGGAATACGACGGATTTCAGCCATCAGTTGGCTAAAGGGCTCAAAGGCCACAGAGGAGAAATTCAGGTAGATACGCCCGATAGGCGCAATTTCGATGCCGCGTAAATCGATACTACGTTCGACCAGCAGATCGAGCAGTTCACGC
The sequence above is drawn from the Duffyella gerundensis genome and encodes:
- the tyrR gene encoding transcriptional regulator TyrR; translation: MRLEVFCQDRIGLTRELLDLLVERSIDLRGIEIAPIGRIYLNFSSVAFEPFSQLMAEIRRIPGVTDVRTVSWMPSEREHRALSALLVAMPEPVLSIDMKGKIELANPAAQLVFALEEQKLRNQNASTLIPGFNFSRWLEGERPDAQTQHVVIHGRDFLLELRPLYLADEQEGNTTALVGAMVMLKSTARMGRQLQNLSVNDDSDFEHIVAVSPKMRQVLDQARKLAMLDAPLLIIGDTGTGKDMLARACHLRSARGKKPFLALNCASLPDDVAESELFGHAAGAYPNALTGKKGFFEQANGGSVLLDEIGEMTPRMQTKLLRFLNDGTFRRVGEEHEVRVDVRVICATQKNLVELVRRGDFREDLFYRLNVLTLNLPPLRERSQDILPLTEMFVARFADEQGISRPRLSPQLNAYLARYSWPGNVRQLKHALYRALAQLEGYELRPQDIILPEQAMDVSLGEEAIEGTLDEITGRFERSVLTRLYLSYPSTRKLAKRLGVSHTAIANKLREYGLSQKKGEATGGE